GAGGTCGTCGAAGCCGACGACGGCGATGTCGTCGGGCACCCGGCGCCCGAGCTCGGCGAGCACCTTCAACGCACCCGCGGCCATCAGGTCCGAGGCGACGACGAGACCGTCGAGGTCGGGGTGGCGCTGCATCAGCAGACGGGTGGCCGCCTCGCCGCTCGCCTCGGTGAAGTCGCCGTGCTCGATCGCGTCGGCGGCCAGCCCGGCCGCCGCCATGGCCTGGCGCCACCCGACGACACGGTCCTCCGCGGCCGTCATGTCGGAGGGCCCGGCGATGGTGCCGATGCGCGTGCAGCCGCGGGCCACGAGCAGCTCGGTGGCCTCGCACTCCCCCGCCACGTTGTCGACGTCGACGTAGGCGACGCGGTCGCCGCCGGTCCAGGGCCGGCCGCCGAAGACGCAGGGCAGGCCGATGTCGGCGAGGTGCTCGGCGAGCCGGTCGTCGCGGTGGTGGGAGACGACGAGCGCGCCGTCGACGTGCCGGTTGGTGAGGTAGCGCAGGGTGCGCGTGCTCGAGGCGCCCGGCCGGGCGAGCAGCAGCACGAGCTGGATGTCGCGCTCGCCGAGCACGCGGGTCACCCCGCGCAGGGTGCCGGCGAAGAACGGGTCGGAGAAGACCCGGTCGTCGGGCTCGGGCACGACCACCGCGATCGAGTCGGTGCGCCGGGTGACCAGGCTGCGCGCCGCCGGGTTGGGGACGTA
The sequence above is drawn from the Nocardioides sp. zg-1228 genome and encodes:
- a CDS encoding LacI family DNA-binding transcriptional regulator, with translation MSSSRSAASAGQPTLDEVARVAGVSRATASRAINGGQRVSARAQSAVETAVRTLGYVPNPAARSLVTRRTDSIAVVVPEPDDRVFSDPFFAGTLRGVTRVLGERDIQLVLLLARPGASSTRTLRYLTNRHVDGALVVSHHRDDRLAEHLADIGLPCVFGGRPWTGGDRVAYVDVDNVAGECEATELLVARGCTRIGTIAGPSDMTAAEDRVVGWRQAMAAAGLAADAIEHGDFTEASGEAATRLLMQRHPDLDGLVVASDLMAAGALKVLAELGRRVPDDIAVVGFDDLGVAERTTPALTTVRQPVDEMAERATRLLLECVDDPASGRPMRLIIPPTLVRRASA